A single window of Leptospira wolffii serovar Khorat str. Khorat-H2 DNA harbors:
- a CDS encoding polymorphic toxin type 50 domain-containing protein, with the protein YDASIARFVTADSIIDGQEDTQGWNRYMYVRGNPIHAKDPTGHESLSEKKARFEKSSQINITGAAPTLSDKALAFGKGFAIGIVVGAILGYGATALVTAISMACPPLGIAVAFGLFATGMLMAYSEGKALYQNTDQSGRPIGDLEWWERAGGLASGVGVGMATAKFASRSASEVGSKIGNAAKNFFKSGTSESAGTSGGGIGTGQAGGGAVSPNILSKIPGNINVTAQSRHIPGPTYSKGRSILTERATSLLSDLHAGNAKILRENQNNIVVDFGKTIGRHLDKGVDKGATRYGTVHFGDKGAHIVPASPNQY; encoded by the coding sequence ATTATGATGCAAGTATTGCGAGGTTTGTCACCGCGGATTCGATTATCGACGGACAGGAAGACACGCAAGGCTGGAACCGGTATATGTATGTCCGGGGGAATCCGATCCATGCGAAGGATCCAACCGGGCATGAGAGCCTTAGTGAGAAAAAAGCCAGATTTGAAAAAAGTTCGCAGATTAACATAACCGGGGCTGCTCCAACACTTTCGGATAAAGCATTGGCTTTCGGAAAGGGGTTCGCTATCGGAATAGTTGTAGGAGCGATACTTGGCTATGGAGCGACCGCATTGGTCACTGCCATATCGATGGCTTGTCCCCCTTTGGGCATAGCGGTAGCGTTTGGACTTTTTGCAACGGGTATGCTGATGGCATATTCAGAAGGGAAAGCCCTGTATCAAAATACGGATCAGAGCGGACGACCCATTGGAGATCTTGAATGGTGGGAGCGAGCAGGTGGTTTAGCTAGTGGCGTCGGGGTTGGAATGGCGACGGCTAAATTTGCCTCGAGATCGGCATCCGAAGTCGGTAGTAAAATTGGAAACGCAGCCAAGAATTTCTTTAAATCAGGAACGAGTGAAAGTGCAGGTACCAGTGGCGGAGGAATTGGAACTGGACAAGCGGGGGGAGGGGCAGTATCCCCAAATATTCTGTCGAAAATTCCTGGAAACATAAATGTTACGGCACAAAGCAGGCACATTCCGGGCCCAACTTATTCAAAAGGAAGATCTATCCTAACTGAAAGGGCTACGAGCTTGCTATCTGACTTGCATGCCGGGAATGCTAAGATTCTAAGAGAAAACCAAAATAATATTGTCGTTGATTTTGGCAAAACGATCGGGAGACATTTAGATAAAGGAGTCGATAAGGGGGCAACGCGATATGGGACAGTCCATTTTGGGGACAAGGGTGCCCATATTGTGCCAGCATCTCCCAATCAATATTAG